A DNA window from Calliphora vicina chromosome 1, idCalVici1.1, whole genome shotgun sequence contains the following coding sequences:
- the LOC135958398 gene encoding pheromone-binding protein-related protein 6-like, with amino-acid sequence MAFKAFYRLQLFHTILIVLSLTATWTRAQQPRRDADWPPPVILKMAKPFHDTCVEKTGVTDEAIKEFSDGQIHEDEALKCYMNCLFHEFSVVDDNGDVHLETLFQSIPGSLRDLLVKASENCVHPEGDTLCHKAWWFHQCWKKADPVHYFLI; translated from the exons ATggcttttaaagctttttaccGTTTGCAATTGttccatacaattttaattgtcCTGTCGTTGACGGCAACATGGACGCGTGCACAGCAACCAAGGCGTGATGCTGAT TGGCCACCACCAGTCATATTAAAAATGGCAAAACCATTCCATGATACTTGTGTAGAAAAAACCGGTGTAACTGATg aagccATTAAGGAATTCAGTGATGGTCAAATTCATGAAGATGAAGCTCTAAAATGTTACATGAATTGTTTGTTCCATGAATTTAGTGTGGTCGACGATAATGGTGATGTACATTTGGAGACACTATTCCAAAGTATACCGGGCTCTTTAAGAGATTTGCTAGTGAAGGCCTCGGAGAATTGTGTACATCCAGAGGGTGATACTTTGTGTCACAAGGCTTGGTGGTTCCATCAGTGCTGGAAGAAGGCAGATCCGGTG caTTATTTTTTGATCTAA